One part of the Verrucomicrobiota bacterium genome encodes these proteins:
- a CDS encoding SDR family NAD(P)-dependent oxidoreductase: MTYKRALITGGAGLIGSHIADLLVAEGLEEIVILDDFSRGRRQNLESAAASGNVTLVEGDVRDAQLLGKVMAGVDVVFHQAAIRITQCAEDPRLALEVLVNGTFNVAEAAVAAKVKKVVAASSASVYGLAEVFPTPEAHHGYDNRTIYGAAKLFNEGIFRSFHAMYGLDYVALRYFNVYGPRMDVFGVYTEVLIRWMERLAKGEPCLILGDGTQTMDFVYVEDIARANLLAAKAPVTDEVFNVASGTETSLNELALRLGRVMGVSRTPEYAAARKVNPVSRRLADISKAERLIGFKAQVSLDEGLRRLVDWWSREQVPSTVLSSSV; the protein is encoded by the coding sequence CTGACCTATAAACGAGCTTTAATCACCGGAGGCGCAGGGCTGATTGGGTCGCACATCGCTGACCTGTTGGTGGCCGAAGGGCTGGAAGAAATTGTGATTCTCGACGACTTTTCCCGGGGGCGACGTCAGAATCTTGAATCGGCGGCGGCTTCGGGCAATGTTACCCTGGTCGAAGGCGACGTACGCGACGCGCAGCTTCTCGGAAAGGTCATGGCAGGCGTTGACGTTGTCTTCCACCAGGCGGCGATCCGGATCACGCAGTGCGCTGAGGACCCGCGGCTGGCGCTGGAAGTTCTGGTAAACGGCACGTTTAACGTGGCGGAGGCGGCGGTGGCAGCCAAAGTGAAGAAAGTCGTTGCCGCATCCTCCGCATCGGTTTATGGGCTCGCCGAGGTGTTTCCCACACCGGAGGCGCACCACGGTTACGATAACCGAACCATTTATGGGGCCGCAAAGCTGTTCAACGAGGGGATTTTTCGCAGCTTTCACGCGATGTATGGATTGGACTACGTCGCGTTACGTTACTTCAACGTCTATGGCCCTCGGATGGATGTCTTCGGGGTGTATACGGAAGTCCTGATCCGCTGGATGGAGCGTCTGGCGAAAGGCGAGCCTTGCCTGATTCTTGGGGATGGTACGCAGACGATGGACTTTGTGTACGTCGAGGACATCGCGCGGGCGAACCTTCTGGCCGCAAAGGCGCCGGTGACGGACGAGGTATTTAACGTCGCAAGCGGGACCGAGACCAGCCTGAACGAACTCGCCCTGAGGCTTGGGCGCGTGATGGGCGTGAGTCGCACTCCGGAATACGCGGCGGCCCGCAAGGTCAACCCGGTTTCGAGGAGGCTCGCCGATATCAGCAAGGCGGAACGGTTGATCGGTTTCAAGGCGCAGGTCTCCCTGGATGAGGGCCT
- a CDS encoding acyltransferase translates to MNISLESHARTIPAVHGKQPVKPDPLFEMDLSRHLRETYSSVALLEQYSRFGSGDGEIDRLMRRAIWRSVARKFGDGVRIGTGVGFTHLETFEIGNGVFIGAQAYIQGRFDGITRIGNHVWIGPQAYLDARNLILEDHVGWGPGAKILGSSHTGLPVDRPIIETDLEVRPVRVEAWADIGTGAVLLPGVTIGKGSIVGAGAVVTRDVPPFSIVAGVPARFLRWRDGFQPSIENADL, encoded by the coding sequence ATGAATATCAGCCTTGAGAGCCATGCTCGAACTATCCCTGCCGTTCATGGCAAACAACCGGTCAAACCTGACCCCCTTTTCGAGATGGATTTGTCTCGGCACCTTAGGGAGACTTACTCGTCGGTCGCCCTCCTGGAACAATATTCCCGATTCGGCAGTGGTGATGGCGAGATTGACCGGCTCATGCGTCGAGCAATCTGGAGGTCCGTTGCCCGTAAGTTCGGTGATGGTGTCCGGATAGGCACCGGGGTCGGATTCACGCATTTGGAGACGTTTGAGATCGGAAATGGGGTTTTCATCGGAGCCCAGGCGTACATTCAAGGGCGTTTTGATGGGATCACCAGGATCGGCAATCACGTCTGGATCGGCCCCCAGGCCTACCTCGACGCGCGGAATTTAATTCTGGAAGATCATGTAGGGTGGGGTCCGGGCGCAAAAATCCTGGGCTCGTCCCACACCGGCCTCCCTGTCGACCGGCCAATTATCGAAACCGACCTGGAGGTTCGTCCGGTGCGCGTGGAAGCCTGGGCGGACATCGGGACGGGTGCTGTTCTGCTGCCCGGCGTGACGATCGGCAAAGGCAGCATCGTCGGAGCCGGGGCGGTGGTGACCCGGGACGTACCTCCGTTCAGCATCGTGGCTGGTGTGCCCGCCCGGTTTTTGCGCTGGCGCGATGGATTTCAACCGAGTATCGAAAATGCTGACCTATAA
- a CDS encoding O-antigen translocase: protein MAKPLVDERAGSGQATESCPPRLADEPETTSHAEALKSTSIIGGSTAIVIAIRMVRTKLLALLLGPAGIGLEAIYDSVISLAKTAVDLGISSSGVRQIASAMGSGSPAVIATTVITLRRVCLVLGIIGTVALFLAREPISRLAFGNGDHASDIGLLSIILLFGAVMGGQGALLQGMRRIGDLAKINIIGSLAGALLSIPIVYVWGRQAIPAYMVLAAGVGAFFSWSYARRIRVEPVRIQPQQVVVEAGSLLKLGIVFLLTGLMTLGAPFLLRVFVTRQLGVDGAGQFQAANALSMVYVGFVLQAMGTDFFPRLTAVAGDNRRCNQLVNEQAEISNLLALPGILATLAFAPWVIQIFYSTRFDKAAEILCWQVVGMFLRVNSWPMGYILVAKGRAAALFWSDLASYTVYVLLGWLGLRLFGLPGTGMAFLGLYLFHWYIVYVIVRRVSEFSLSPRNVRLSLLGAVTVAIALCTRLTLREPWGTGIGCVLALLTGLYSVRSLIPLLGIERINRYIRKTGLSFQLRNRDRRQRTAEPAPQG, encoded by the coding sequence ATGGCGAAACCTTTGGTTGATGAACGGGCCGGCTCCGGCCAGGCGACCGAGTCGTGCCCGCCCCGTTTGGCCGACGAACCCGAGACCACGTCGCACGCCGAGGCGCTGAAATCGACTTCGATCATTGGCGGGTCGACGGCAATCGTGATCGCGATTCGGATGGTGCGCACGAAACTCCTGGCGCTGCTGCTCGGTCCCGCCGGTATCGGCCTCGAGGCGATCTATGATTCGGTGATAAGCCTGGCCAAAACCGCGGTCGACCTCGGCATCAGCAGTTCGGGTGTGCGCCAGATCGCGTCGGCGATGGGTTCGGGCAGCCCCGCAGTGATTGCCACCACCGTAATCACCCTTCGCCGGGTCTGTCTCGTGCTCGGCATCATCGGCACGGTGGCCCTCTTCCTGGCGCGCGAACCGATCAGCCGGCTCGCTTTCGGCAATGGCGACCATGCGTCCGATATCGGGTTGCTCTCAATCATCCTGCTTTTCGGCGCCGTCATGGGTGGGCAAGGCGCGCTTTTGCAGGGCATGCGCCGGATTGGGGACCTGGCTAAAATAAACATCATCGGCAGTCTGGCCGGTGCGCTTCTGAGCATTCCGATCGTGTACGTCTGGGGTCGCCAGGCGATTCCTGCCTACATGGTACTGGCAGCGGGAGTTGGAGCGTTCTTTTCCTGGTCTTACGCTCGCCGCATCCGGGTTGAACCGGTTCGCATCCAGCCTCAGCAGGTTGTGGTAGAAGCCGGGAGCCTGTTGAAGCTGGGGATCGTGTTCCTACTGACGGGGCTGATGACGCTCGGGGCCCCGTTCTTGCTCCGTGTGTTCGTCACGCGCCAGCTCGGCGTGGACGGCGCCGGCCAGTTTCAAGCAGCCAACGCGCTCTCCATGGTCTATGTCGGCTTCGTGCTGCAAGCCATGGGAACGGATTTCTTCCCCCGGCTGACGGCGGTTGCCGGCGACAACCGGCGCTGCAATCAGCTCGTCAACGAACAAGCGGAAATCTCGAACCTGCTGGCCCTTCCCGGCATCCTGGCGACTCTCGCGTTTGCGCCCTGGGTGATCCAGATATTCTATTCGACCAGGTTCGATAAGGCGGCAGAGATTCTATGCTGGCAGGTCGTCGGCATGTTCCTGCGCGTGAATTCCTGGCCAATGGGCTACATCCTGGTGGCCAAAGGCCGGGCGGCGGCCCTTTTCTGGAGCGATCTCGCCTCCTACACCGTGTATGTATTGCTCGGCTGGTTGGGTCTGAGGCTGTTCGGCCTCCCCGGTACGGGCATGGCTTTTCTGGGCCTTTACCTCTTTCACTGGTATATCGTGTACGTGATCGTCCGGAGGGTGTCCGAGTTTTCCTTGTCCCCTCGGAACGTGCGGCTGTCGCTGTTAGGCGCCGTTACCGTGGCCATCGCGCTCTGCACCCGATTGACGCTGCGTGAGCCTTGGGGGACAGGCATTGGCTGCGTCCTTGCGCTGCTTACCGGCCTGTACAGCGTTCGGTCCCTGATTCCTCTTCTTGGAATCGAGCGGATCAACCGGTACATCCGGAAGACCGGCCTGTCCTTCCAGCTCCGGAACCGGGACCGGCGTCAGCGTACCGCCGAACCGGCGCCGCAAGGATGA